The Harpia harpyja isolate bHarHar1 chromosome 13, bHarHar1 primary haplotype, whole genome shotgun sequence genome contains a region encoding:
- the ATF3 gene encoding cyclic AMP-dependent transcription factor ATF-3, whose protein sequence is MMVQHSGQVSALEVSASAIVPTLSPAGSLGFDDFTNLTPLVKEELRFAIQNKRQSHRMSSTLDTMTVSERPIETSIMKTEFSPEEDERKKRRRERNKIAAAKCRNKKKEKTECLQKESEKLETINAELKAQIEELKNEKQHLIYMLNLHRPTCIVRAQNGRTPEDERNLFIQQIKEGTLQG, encoded by the exons ATGATGGTCCAACACTCAGGCCAGGTATCTGCATTAGAAGTCAGCGCCTCCGCAATTGTTCCCACTttgtcccctgcagggtcactgGGGTTCGATGATTTCACAAATTTAACCCCACTGGTGAAAGAGGAACTGAGGTTTGCCATTCAGAATAAGCGTCAGTCCCACAGGATGTCTTCTACACTGGACACGATGACAGTTTCTGAAAGGCCAATTGAAACATCAATCATGAAAACAGAG TTTTCTCCTGaagaggatgaaagaaaaaagcgaagaagggaaaggaacaaaattgctgctgcaaagtgccgaaacaaaaagaaggaaaaaacagaatgtTTGCAGAAA GAATCAGAAAAGCTGGAAACTATCAATGCAGAATTAAAAGCCCAGATCGAAGAGCTAAAGAACGAGAAGCAGCATTTGATATACATGCTAAACCTTCACAGGCCCACGTGTATAGTTAGGGCACAAAACGGAAGGACACCTGAAGATGAAAGGAATCTTTTTATTCAACAGATCAAAGAAGGCACATTACAAGGTTAA